One Aphidius gifuensis isolate YNYX2018 linkage group LG3, ASM1490517v1, whole genome shotgun sequence DNA window includes the following coding sequences:
- the LOC122852462 gene encoding lysosomal-trafficking regulator isoform X1: protein MKIELIESDRLAVQGGNTPKKIDYLLSHPATLNDKIIINNNNQEEEWTTWTERASSDQDGYNQEDEGNNFLRATSQEEISDLTFVAMSSAPSTRLQLFWDNFIHAEPQSYEKSSWLDIFLAEFLAQVHEGRDIKEVLSFCSVGGGGVSTLVACELLSDVHELCAARNDGGELFSLRKYLVQGRGWRCLSVLHMLGVRGLSCGRELVALLVALYPVSSNEINNTVPHNNPYIKFHCNDDTVDTVDIIPHTKKKKKKNQRCRSTTLNDQIQITKKRIRRHSIATGTSRISQQVLFKKTNAADNDDDDDNDEEEIIPNNSNNNSNNNINNNNALSSESEIIDNDVIDQARSLTLKIRLNPMDFEYFTQVVRSDDEDNQQKQILYEPMQRPIRKMPHDFMDQRIKKVIDSKLSNFETSLLIIQLLQGLRDYETTPAEQTPAVQVLKFALDTLWSLQFGIDGINLSGTESATLKAAAARLMLGALERVLRADEPTTAVIHNGLLPMTLRLLEDACSKPVVVLNPEEGSLLQEFIFATTYGIITFLYCLLHQRGTSEKLKDFLELFQLFTESQDGKLVERTILAIINLPSIDKSRSIIRTIKVIDMIGALICALKRVRQDLCHMGQCHRSKHKSCTNTIDSYHHFNIFGAIYTQPTVGTITQQICCISTLFMTLLSLNKELKTFSIDIEIRLLKVITAAGTCCCFPPKILLTNIVNIFKKKYIQLYLPCVDLLERCLFKELGGFNGHDTCNCCNKPNNYSWNFIELYADLLIPDDSNLCYIIMSHLMKVTPNSNFYVRREMLFRVFYPTFINVKKYINNNGNDSTCEFLIQSCLSMISNLIINPQMYDTLMQINGLDESLKLIKNPLFTKSVYALLEVTVIMEIWKNITEENKYIDDNNDEDINDDDDDKKINGIPALISLFNLLNNETTALIDKLTAINDNRIDKIFDEEKKKSILIKTDLDNSNNNHEYLATICHDENIDKSSNEFIKTDDIEMKKINFFQASAAWRAAAGVALCSPTFRNEISKNPIAEKSLKLFKILASFLATDRIKDASKSAHRLLEALITCCLTSSTSDSVVINELSKTLMTKEIKLGKGISMIVEGLLRVSMLKPSQEETVPQPIRPRLPSMALDTSPDCSGVVGGGSGGGDDSSIGDNVTADDGYEADVEIQAKYSQNNQMKKSNSLGPIVEPRGHANAHPALCSLAVDLLIHYSKEGLDVERCGIVSNGLRKIAITCRESASTCAVLAGSGVIAKLLNGFENILISKDLQYQDLQHAILEVFTLLATQSISPTELVSYLSLFKVQSPPLLALLEPLSRLVLTSKPQPNFILSFPTRLDKNFMCKPANESLKNSEKIENLVNNFRKKHLALGICSPWSVHATCLPVGPELSWPVWLNGCSASMWLRVERGSSNGNRGTTVSVAPHLDSDSESLSEWGLLSDNWSREVVAGSSSPPTPATIIHLMSVGFESLVLELWLDLRADKLILRLTRPDDKTNRTISETCINGMLPSGRWHHLALNFKDTVLNKKSAVVEVVIWIDGWREANAQLPFDGLLIRKPSTTCILLGQIGATGNGACYLGNLMIFRCPVFTKERALYLASIGPNHTNLSDCILNSVKPDFSYLLGSGALNGIREIKFENGKIDLNRRKSYGGTFLRHIVETKVSDTKIDWDSVMDATNSHLNNLQDNILLSYEAQNPTIIHLYPQAIATPNAVVRNLFPGQPGFRVISAPDNRVSQQPPISIPTISTIKLECQQYRGLIPAASLIGGIPNFFYLFARVVELNSNEEEQALALSIVLNLAKSDSELLNQYRSEGGASLLLRVLESPRCHAGKYILKTIFDAACDSSILIKDINNGNHTILQNCETIITDPELINVTLSAWRTWAKFDSMNLLLQSLLVLLRDQHSQREFNASQLNRVRIVETILLLCKEHFLYEELGTLLDSTTGTAVVELIRALMGAPPEFAHLVAITDYLILVHQASETYVTHSRHNIYFLLPPLEKNNKKIKIKIKSPSGGSSRSGGGSSSSSSSSSSSGSKTTTITKTTQSMTIEKTTTASSSDESINTLEIGKLNKALVNVQIQRDRVSRRRRNNNNSNNNNHHHNNMETSAGEDSGIAASDCSNNQFNTYPHTMWIDEKRACQGLVCEGLLLLLRDAIRVLPDSQIDSVLKHVLRAELLLVLGNNPDTRVRTALIKVVQAYFQRASDDEINKFIKQKYFIHLANQISLYPPSEPLVAALESLATKGPNLSAMPPLLAMLAKSSLTDPSIARPMVSFVTGIITKQPNLLKILLDQGLIEILVKALVNGAHKGNSISLFNDIHVILVTIATKLLETPGNHHMQAISDIHLILNHVELNERSQCGESTHCVGVIRDAQVVLFDGELDTLMSKVTTHSGFRLLSTASYLASASYLTSVLTTSSEQSDHESRSSSYGSLHSSNLSIKEPGKSEINERFRSIIIRAVEFITTADNSPSTNELQLTKRLFSMLLHGLTSPLDKKNYWGGSWSSRPTLRKNTARILVWLLGPHQSNNTRVYAVRCLMEEPRGREILSSLLEIHPQIEQKFTVFFWDLLQKKDDMPSADARICIDLKEALCIWNLVKGIEKATPDLWGEELLLLRRELMRERDIWLDNNIIAIQRIGNKFDILSKQITDSAMTITRTVVEEQNCERKILMEKLKHSRAIEAQLMAKWRDLAKRLTHERAPWYFKESYPKSWELDPTEGPARVRIRMQRCHLKIDKRFFKNEYKNKIDAANVDSPLSYLFMTVRNDTNATALIERLHTSERIRKMSQARVVTPHSEFLGEALIGENCLYFIPETPDIPQLQYTDIALGGLDLAMAGGTAWRLEDIRELHRRRYQLQERAIEIFLVTGRTYLLAFNTSKERDDFAAELSTCNLPRRVPGDDLGEALALWRNGSLTNWEYIMCLNKLAGRSYNDLMQYPVFPFVLADYTSKKINLNNSNIYRNFKKPMAIQDEKNEQHYINNYNYLKQTLAEGLNLISLNQEPFHYGSHYSNSGTVLHFLVRLPPFTSMFLCYQDDNFDIPDRTFHALATTWRLTSCDSTTDVKELIPEFFYLPEFLLNFEGFNFGIRQNGCNVNDVELPLWCGGDARLFILAHRAALESDIVRDVLPYWIDLVFGFRQTGKPAVEAINVFHPATYYGFNVDQIEDHVERQAWETMIKTYGQTPAQLFRSAHPLQIQNSNNNSTTTSSIGIPQVIDGVDGIKWGNYVGAPGNEPILCWKHKHRSIISSLVPLTTGDVFGLPVLTTLLLGYTKEKGSNMLSNTSVLGAGLASWGVADGIARLKSKKEQPPRPLIKSSGFDPITIIGSSADCGQLWIGHLSGIITVYTYNIETNGKIEFIPESAIVLLAHRSTVKVIVLSRAFSIAVSGDIEGVVVIWDLNTLTYVRSIDCHKSHSISLLSISETLGDIAVTCDLSRQQNNTNNNDNRSELRVFTINARPVGTVSSKRKITSLCYSNAPEGSSVNVIATGLDNGIIRLWSSWDLKLIREIVNGGKDCGGIIAIAWSIDQHHLYAATEDATVLIWEGMRRLNNGTPKFVNLTSL from the exons atgaaaattgagCTGATAGAGag tgaTCGTTTGGCTGTTCAAGGAGGAAATACGCccaaaaaaattgactatttACTCAGTCATCCTGCAACacttaatgataaaattattataaataataataatcaggaAGAAGAGTGGACAACTTGGACTGAAAGAGCATCTAGTGATCAGGATGGTTACAATCAAGAAGATGaaggaaataatttcttgAGGGCAACAAGCCAAGAAGAAATAAGTGATTTAACATTTGTGGCAATGTCTTCAGCACCCTCAACAAGATTACAACTTTTTTgggataattttattcatgctGAACCACAAAGTtatgag AAATCATCTTGGCTTGATATTTTTCTGGCTGAATTTCTCGCACAAGTACATGAAGGACGTGATATAAAAGAAGTTTTATCATTTTg ttcagttggtggtggtggtgtatCAACTTTAGTTGCTTGTGAATTATTATCTGATGTACATGAATTATGTGCAGCTAGAAATGATGGTGGTGAATTATTTTCACTTCGTAAATACTTGGTACAGGGACGTGGTTGGCGATGCCTATCAGTTCTTCATATGCTTGGTGTTCGTGGTTTATCATGTGGTCGTGAACTGGTTGCTCTTCTTGTTGCCTTATATCCAGTATcatcaaatgaaattaataacacTGTACCACACAATAATCCATACATCAAATTTCATTGTAATGATGATACTGTTGATACAGTTGACATTATTCCACatacgaaaaagaaaaaaaaaaaaaatcaacgttGTCGATCAACAACATTGAATGATCAAAtacaaataactaaaaaacgTATAAGAAGACACAGTATTGCTACTGGTACATCAAGAATATCAcaacaagttttatttaaaaaaacaaatgctGCTGataacgatgatgatgatgataatgatgaagaagaaataataccaaataatagtaataataacagtaataataatataaataataataatgcactTAGTAGTGAATcagaaataattgataatgatgttaTTGATCAAGCAAGATCATTAACACTTAAAATACGTCTTAATCCAATggattttgaatattttactcAAGTTGTAAGAagtgatgatgaagataatcaacaaaaacaaatacttTATGAGCCAATGCAACGTCCAATACGTAAAATGCCACATGATTTTATGGATCAACgtattaaaaaagtaattgattcaaaattaagtaattttgaaacaagtttattaattatacaattattacaaGGTTTAAGAGATTATGAAACAACACCTGCTGAACAAACACCAGCTGtacaagttttaaaatttgcatTAGATACATTATGGTCATTACAATTTGGCATTGATGGAATAAATTTAAGTGGTACAGAATCAGCAACATTAAAAGCTGCTGCTGCACGTTTAATGCTTGGTGCATTAGAACGTGTATTACGTGCTGATGAACCAACAACAGCTGTTATACATAATGGTTTATTACCAATGACATTAAGATTACTTGAAGATGCATGTAGTAAACCAGTTGTTGTATTAAATCCTGAAGAAGGTTCACTACTACAAGAATTTATATTTGCAACAACATATGGtattataacatttttatattgtttattacaTCAACGTGGTActagtgaaaaattaaaagattttcttgaattatttcaattatttactgaAAGTCAAGATGGTAAATTAGTTGAACGTACAATATtagcaattattaatttaccaagtattgataaatcaagatCAATAATACGTACAATTAAAGTTATTGATATGATTGGTGCATTAATATGTGCATTAAAACGTGTTAGACAAGATTTATGTCATATGGGACAATGTCATAGATCAAAACATAAATCATGCACAAATACCATTGATTCATatcatcattttaatatatttggtgCAATATATACACAACCAACTGTTGGAACAATAACTCAACAAATATGTTGTATATCAACATTATTTAtgacattattatcattaaataaagaattaaaaacattttcaattgatattgaaataAGATTACTCAAAGTTATAACAGCTGCTGGTACATGTTGTTGTTTTCcaccaaaaatattattaacaaatattgttaatatatttaaaaaaaaatatatacaattatatttaccgtgtgttgatttattagaaagatgtttatttaaagaaCTTGGTGGATTCAATGGACATGATACATGTAATTGTTGtaataaaccaaataattattcatggAATTTTATTGAACTTTATGCTGATTTATTAATACCAGATGATTCAAATttatgttatattattatgtcaCATTTAATGAAAGTAACaccaaattcaaatttttatgtaagACGTGAAATGCTTTTTCGTGTATTTTATCCGAcatttattaatgttaaaaaatatattaataataatggtaatgaTTCAACATGTGAATTTCTTATACAATCATGTTTATCAAtgatatcaaatttaattataaatccaCAAATGTATGATACATTGATGCAAATTAATGGACTTGATGAATCATTGAAACTTATTAAAAAtccattatttacaaaaagtgTTTATGCATTACTTGAGGTTACAGTAATAATggaaatttggaaaaatataacagaagaaaataaatatattgatgataataatgatgaagatattaatgatgatgatgatgataaaaaaattaatggaatACCAGCATTAATAtcactttttaatttacttaataatgaaacaactgcactcattgataaattaacagctattaatgataatagaatagataaaatttttgatgaagaaaaaaaaaaaagcatattaATTAAGACTGATTTAGATAATTCGAATAATAATCATGAGTATTTAGCTACAATTTgtcatgatgaaaatattgataaatcatcaaatgaatttattaagaCTGATGAtattgagatgaaaaaaattaatttttttcaagcaagTGCAGCATGGAGAGCAGCTGCTGGAGTTGCACTTTGTAGTCCAACATTTCgtaatgaaatatcaaaaaatccaatagcagaaaaatcattaaaattatttaaaatacttgctAGTTTTCTTGCTACTGATCGTATcaaag atgctAGTAAATCAGCACATCGTCTTTTAGAAGCACTAATCACTTGTTGTTTGACATCATCAACAA gtgaTTCAGTTGTTATAAACGAACTTAGTAAAACCCTTatgacaaaagaaataaaattaggaaaaGGAATATCAATGATTGTCGAAGGATTGTTACGTGTATCAATGCTTAAACCGAGTCAAGAAGAAACAGTACCCCAGCCAATACGACCAAGA TTACCGTCAATGGCATTAGATACATCACCAGATTGTAgtggtgttgttggtggtggAAGTGGTGGCGGTGATGATAGTAGTATTGGTGATAATGTAACTGCTGATGATGGTTACGAGGCTGATGTTGAAATTCAAGCAAAATATtcacaaaataatcaaatgaaaaaaagtaattcacTTGGACCAATTGTTGAACCAAGAGGTCATGCAAATGCACATCCTGCATTGTGTTCATTAgctgttgatttattaattcattatagTAAAGAAGGACTTGATGTTGAACGATGTGGAATTGTTAGTAATGGGCTTAGAAAAATAGCAATAACATGCAGAGAAAGTGCATCAACTTGTGCAGTACTTGCAGGATCAGGTGTTattgcaaaattattaaatggttttgaaaatattttaataagtaAAGATTTACAATATcaag atTTACAACATGCAATTTTAGAAGTATTTACACTTCTAGCAACACAATCAATATCACCAACAGAATTAGtatcatatttatcattatttaaagtaCAATCACCACCATTATTGGCATTACTTGAGCCATTATCAAGATTAGTTTTAACATCAAAACCACAgccaaattttatattatcatttccaACACGattggataaaaattttatgtgtaAACCAGCAAATGAAAGCttaaaaaattctgaaaaaattgaaaatcttgttaataattttcgtAAAAAACATTTGGCTTTGGGTATATGTAGTCCATGGTCTGTTCATGCAACTTGTTTACCAGTTGGTCCAGAATTATCATGGCCAGTTTGGTTAAATGGTTGTTCAGCATCAATGTGGTTAAGAGTTGAAAGAGGATCATCAAATGGCAATAGAGGTACAACTGTTTCTGTTGCTCCACACTTGGATAGTGATAGTGAAAGTTTATCTGAATGGGGATTATTATCTGATAATTGGAGTAGAGAAGTTGTTGCTggatcatcatcaccaccaacaccagcaacaataattcatttaatgtCAGTTGGTTTTGAATCATTGGTTCTAGAACTTTGGCTTGATTTACGAgcagataaattaattttacgtcTAACAAGACCAGATGATAAAACAAATCGTACAATATCTGAAACATGTATTAATGGAATGTTACCATCAGGACGTTGGCATCATCTTGCacttaattttaaagatacagtacttaataaaaaaagtgctGTTGTTGAAGTTGTCATATGGATTGACGGATGGCGTGAGGCAAATGCACAATTACCATTTGATGGTTTATTAATTAGAAAACCAAGTACAACATGTATACTTTTAGGACAAATTGGTGCAACTGGTAATGGTGCATGTTATTTAggtaatttaatgatttttagatGTCCAGTATTTACAAAAGAAAGAGCTTTATATTTAGCAAGTATTGGACCAAATCATACAAATTTATCtgattgtatattaaattctGTAAAACcagatttttcatatttacttgGTTCTGGTGCTTTAAATGGTATAcgtgaaataaaatttgaaaatggtaaaattgatttaaatcgTAGAAAATCATATGGTGGTACATTTTTACGTCATATTGTTGAGACAAAAGTAAGTGATACTAAAATTGATTGGGATTCAGTTATGGATGCAACAAAttcacatttaaataatttacaagataatatattattaagttATGAAGCACAAAATCcaacaattattcatttatatccACAAGCAATTGCAACACCAAATGCTGttgttagaaatttatttcctGGACAACCTGGTTTTCGTGTTATTTCAGCACCAGATAATAGAGTATCACAACAACCACCAATATCAATACcaacaatatcaacaataaaacttGAATGTCAACAATACAGAGGTTTAATACCAGCAGCAAGTTTAATTGGTGgtataccaaattttttttatttatttgcacgtgttgttgaattaaattcaaatgaagaAGAACAAGCATTAGCATTATCAATTGTTCTTAATTTAGCTAAAAGTGATTCTGAgctattaaatcaatatcgtTCAGAGGGTGgtgcatcattattattacgtgTACTAGAATCACCACGTTGTCATgctggtaaatatatattaaaaacaatttttgatgCAGCATGTGATagttcaatattaataaaagatattaataatggaaatcatacaatattacaaaattgtgAAACAATTATAACTGATccagaattaattaatgtaacaTTAAGTGCATGGCGTACATGGGCAAAATTTgattcaatgaatttattattacaatcatTACTTGTATTATTGAGAGATCAACATTCACAAAGAGAATTTAATGCATCACAATTAAATCGTGTTAGAATTGttgaaacaatattattattatgtaaagaacattttttatatgaagaaTTAGGTACATTACTTGATTCAACAACTGGTACAgctgttgttgaattaatacGTGCTCTCATGGGAGCTCCCCCGGAGTTTGCACATCTGGTTGCAATAACAGATTATCTTATACTTGTACATCAAGCATCAGAAACTTATGTAACTCATTCAcgtcataatatttattttttattaccaccacttgaaaaaaataataaaaagattaaaattaaaattaaatcacctAGCGGTGGTAGTAGTAGGAGTGGTGGTGGTagcagtagtagtagtagcAGTAGTAGTAGCAGTGGTagtaaaacaacaacaataacaaaaacaacacaatctatgacaatagaaaaaacaacaactgcAAGTTCATCAGATGAATCAATTAATACATTAGAAataggtaaattaaataaagcatTGGTTAATGTACAAATTCAACGTGATAGAGTATCAAGACGTAgacgtaataataataatagtaataacaataatcatcatcataataatatggAAACAAGTGCTGGTGAAGATTCTGGTATTGCAGCAAGTGATTGttcaaataatcaatttaatacatATCCACATACAATGTGGATTGATGAAAAACGTGCATGTCAAGGTCTTGTTTGTGaaggtttattattattattacgtgaTGCAATACGTGTATTACCAGATAGTCAAATTGATTCTGTATTAAAACATGTATTACGTGCTGAATTATTACTTGTACTTGGTAATAATCCAGATACAAGAGTAAGAACAGCATTAATTAAAGTTGTACAAGCATATTTTCAACGTGCAagtgatgatgaaattaataaatttataaaacaaaaatattttatacatttagcAAATCAAATATCACTTTATCCACCAAGTGAACCACTTGTTGCTGCACTTGAAAGTTTAGCAACAAAAGGACCAAATTTATCAGCAATGCCACCATTATTAGCAATGTTAGcaaaatcatcattaactGATCCAAGTATTGCAAGACCAATGGTATCATTTGTAACTGGTATTATAACAAAACaaccaaatttattaaaaatattattagatcAAGGTTTAATTGAGATACTTGTAAAAGCACTTGTTAATGGAGCTCACAAGGGTAattcaatatcattatttaatgatatacATGTTATTCTTGTTACAATTGCAACGAAACTATTAGAAACACCAGGTAATCATCATATGCAAGCAATATCTgatattcatttaattcttAATCATGTTGAGCTTAATGAAAGATCACAATGTGGTGAATCAACTCATTGTGTTGGAGTTATACGTGATGCACAAGTTGTACTATTTGATGGTGAATTAGATACATTAATGTCAAAAGTAACAACACATTCGGGCTTTAGATTATTAAGTACTGCATCATATTTAGCATCAGCATCATATTTAACATCTGTATTGACAACATCAAGTGAACAAAGTGATCATGAATCACGTTCATCAAGTTATGGAAGTTTACATAgttcaaatttatcaataaaagaaCCAGGTAAAAGTGAAATTAATGAAAGATTTAGATCAATTATAATAAGAGCTGTTGAATTTATAACAACTGCTGATAATTCACCATCAACAAATGAATTACAATTAACTAAaagattattttcaatgttacTTCATGGCTTAACAAGTCcgttggataaaaaaaattattggggTGGTTCTTGGTCATCAAGACCAACACTAAGAAAAAATACAGCAAGAATATTAGTATGGTTATTGGGACCACATCAAAGTAATAATACAAGAGTATATGCTGTAAGATGTTTAATGGAAGAACCACGTGGACGTGAAATACTTTCATCATTACTTGAAATACATCCacaaattgaacaaaaatttacagtttttttttgggatttattacaaaaaaaagatgatatgCCAAGTGCTGATGCAAGaatttgtattgatttaaaaGAAGCATTATGTATATGGAATTTAGTTAAAGGTATTGAAAAAGCAACACCAGATTTATGGGgtgaagaattattattattacgaaGAGAATTAATGCGTGAACGTGATATATggcttgataataatataattgcaATACAAAGAATtggtaataaatttgatatacttAGTAAACAAATAACAGATAGTGCAATGACAATAACAAGAACAGTTGTTGAAGAACAAAATTGTGaacgtaaaatattaatggaAAAGCTAAAACATTCACGTGCAATTGAAGCACAATTAATGGCTAAATGGCGTGATTTAGCTAAAAGATTAACACATGAACGTGCACCATGGTATTTTAAAGAATCATATCCAAAAAGTTGGGAACTTGATCCAACTGAGGGTCCAGCAAGAGTTAGAATTAGAATGCAAagatgtcatttaaaaatagataaaaggttttttaaaaatgaatataaaaataaaattgatgcaGCAAATGTTGATAGTccattatcatatttatttatgactgTACGTAATGATACAAATGCAACAGCACTTATTGAAAGACTTCATACAAGTGAAAGAATACGTAAAATGTCACAAGCAAGAGTTGTAACACCTCATTCAGAATTTTTAGGTGAAGCATTAATTGgtgaaaattgtttatattttattcctGAAACACCAGATATACCACAATTACAATATACTGATATTGCACTTGGTGGTTTAGATCTTGCAATGGCTGGTGGTACAGCATGGAGACTTGAAGATATACGTGAATTACACAGAAGAAGATATCAATTACAAGAAAGAgctattgaaatttttttagttactgGTAGAACATATTTGTTGGCATTTAATACATCAAAAGAACGTGATGATTTTGCTGCTGAATTATCAACATGTAATTTACCAAGAAGAGTACCAGGTGATGATTTAGGTGAAGCACTTGCATTATGGAGAAATGGATCATTAACAAATTGGGAATATATTatgtgtttaaataaattagctgGTAGATCatataatgatttaatgcAATATCCAGTATTTCCATTTGTATTGGCTGattatacatcaaaaaaaattaatttaaataattcaaatatatatagaaattttaaaaaaccaatggcaatacaagatgaaaaaaatgaacaacattatattaataattataattatttaaaacaaacattAGCTGAaggtttaaatttaatttcattaaatcaaGAACCATTTCATTATGGTTCACATTATAGTAATTCTGGTACTGtattacattttttagttAGATTACCACCATTTACAAGTATGTTTCTTTGTTATCaagatgataattttgatataccTGATCGTACATTTCATGCTTTAGCAACAACATGGAGATTAACATCTTGTGATTCAACAACAGATGTTAAAGAATTAATaccagaatttttttatttacctgaatttttattaaattttgaaggtTTTAATTTTGGTATACGTCAAAATGGCTGTAATGTTAATGATGTTGAATTACCATTATGGTGTGGTGGTGATGCAAGATTATTTATTCTAGCTCATAGAGCAGCATTAGAAAGTGATATTGTACGTGATGTATTACCATATTGGATTGATTTAGTATTTGGTTTTCGTCAAACTGGTAAACCAGCTGTTGAAGCAATTAATGTATTTCATCCAGCAACATATTATGGTTTTAATGTTGATCAAATTGAGGATCATGTTGAAAGACAAGCATGGGAAACAATGATTAAAACATATGGACAAACACCAGCACAATTATTTCGTTCAGCACATCCATTACAAatacaaaattcaaataataattcaacaacaacaagtagtATTGGTATACCACAAGTTATTGATGGTGTTGATGGTATTAAATGGGGTAATTATGTTGGTGCACCTGGTAATGAACCAATTTTATGCTGGAAACATAAACATCgttcaattatttcatcattagtACCATTAACAACTGGTGATGTATTTGGTTTACCAGTATTAACAACTTTATTACTTGgttatacaaaagaaaaaggtAGTAATATGTTAAGTAATACATCAGTACTTGGTGCTGGTTTAGCATCATGGGGTGTAGCTGATGGTATTGCAAGacttaaatcaaaaaaagaacAACCACCAAGACCACTTATTAAATCATCTGGTTTTGATCCAATAACAATTATTGGTTCATCAGCTGATTGTGGACAACTTTGGATTGGTCATTTATCAGGAATAATAACtgtttatacatataatattgaaacaaatggaaaaattgaatttataccTGAATCAGCAATTGTGTTACTTGCACATAGATCAACTGTTAaagttattgttttatcacGTGCATTTAGTATTGCTGTTTCTGGTGATATTGAgggtgttgttgttatttggGATTTAAATACTTTAACATATGTTAGATCAATTGATTGTCATAAAAGTCATTCAATaagtttattatcaataagtgAAACACTTGGTGATATTGCTGTTACTTGTGATTTATCAAGACAACAaaacaatacaaataataatgataatcgaTCTGAATTAAGagtatttacaattaatgctAGACCTGTTGGAACAGTatcatcaaaaagaaaaataacatcaTTATGTTATAGTAATGCACCTGAGGGTTCATCAGTTAATGTCATTGCAACTGGATTGGATAATGGTATTATAAGATTATGGAGTAGTTGGGATCTTAAATTAATACGTGAAATTGTTAATGGTGGTAAAGATTGTGGTGGAATAATTGCAATTGCATGGTCAATTGATCAACATCATCTTTATGCTGCAACTGAAGATGCAACTGTACTCATATGGGAAGGAATGCGACGACTCAACAATGGAACAccaaaatttgttaatttaacatcactctaa